The Oryza brachyantha chromosome 6, ObraRS2, whole genome shotgun sequence region GTGTGTATGAAATATGAATACTACATACAAATGAAATGAATTTTGAGTAAATACATAAAGCGAACTAAACTGATGCCTACTTTGCACCGATGCAGTCCATGGTACAGATAAATGGCTCATTGTCCTCTCCAAGTCCAGCAATAACAGGCTGGCAGAAATATGGCCCAAATCTGAAATTTCAATGTAGTAAAATGTTAAGATTTACCTCATCACTAacataatcatataaaatggAGAAACTCTGTTTAGCAATAGCATAGAGAAAGAATAACTCAAAGTATGTATAGTTTaattactagtactactatGCGAATAATAAAGTGTTTACTGCATGGACAATATGTTTAATGTAATCAGGAAAGTTTGGTTCATGTCTAACCAAATTAACCATAAGTTATATGTGAACCTGATTGATGTTCAGATAGCTTCataacataaacaaaaaaacaagcatTTTCATAAGATTAGTTATTAGCACCATCACACAACCATCATAAACCTCAGTTGCAGTGTTGCCCTTGGTGCTAGGCTCTGTCATTGCAGTAGGCCAGTGCCAGGTACCTAACCACCAAGGGGGCTAAGAAGCATCCAAGGTACTAGCTATAACACAGAACACCTAGGCAGGCTTGACGGCTGTCAAGAAGAACACTGTTGATACAAGTTTATAAAGTGCATATGTATCACTCTTGGTGAAAATAGGGACAAATCCAAAAGGCAGAACACTGAATATCCAGATGGAGCTGTTTAGTATTCCATCTcctaaatatatcattacaaGACAAGATACCATATGCACTATACATTGAGCAATTCACAAGCTAGCAACCCTAGCTACATAGTAGTTTGTTTACCTCTGATTGTAAATGAACGAAATAATAATCAAGGCAATAACTACATCATTATGGATCTAGCTTCTTAAAACGATCATTGTGCAATTATACCCATAGTAAATGTCCAACCATAACTTGCATGGTTGTAATATGTTTTTCATCTTCAATAAGGACTGCAAAGTGCAcatatatacttaaaaatataagcttGCTGTCTTGACCAATTGCACCTTCACATAATCAAGTTACCGTGAAACAAAGACAAATCCTACTTGCTAGGCGCTCAGCGCTCTATAACACATTAACACTAATAGTCAGCACATCTACTAAATTCTGCATCTTTATGTGAAATTGATATCCAGTTGGCGTTCAAATTTAACTCTATTTCGTACACTATAAAGTTCAACTCGTGTCCTTACCTCCTCTCGTAGAGGAGCGCGGAGACGAGGCTAGCGAAGGTCTGGGGCTTCAtgtccctctcctcccgcagCTGATACAGCTTGTGCCTGAACACCAGGCGCTGGTACCTGCACACCGACCGAAACCCTAAGCCTCCGAAACCAACCAGATGTAACCAACCCCCAAAAGAGGGGGGCAAATCTGACTGCGACTCACAGCGTCTGGGCATCCGTGGCAAGGCCGGAGAGGCCGATGTAGAGCTTGTCGTGGATCTTGAACACCCTCTGGAAGTCCGTCGCGACGGTCTGCAGCTGAACCCCGAGCCGCCGGTCGCTGGCGATCGCGAAGCAGTTCTTCCCCACCATCGCCACCACGGCGGAACCATTATACTCGAAGATCTGCGATGCATCAGAAAAATTAAGATCTGTGGGGCGGACAGCCTGCGACGCGCAGGGCGGGGCGGGGAAACTCACCGAcatggccggcgcggcggcgaattcgcggaggaggcggagattGATGGAGGCGTCGAGGTCGAGCAGAAGAACGGAAGAAGGAATCgaaggaggagcggcggcagctCACGAGGTGGGCTTTTGAGGCCCAACTTGGGCTTCTTGCTGAGCAAGATGGTCCAGCACAGGGATGCTGTTTTTCTCCAGAAACTAATGAAATTGAGTAAAATTTACTTCCGTACCCATAGTTAAAAGATGAACTCAAAAGAATGGGCAATGGTATACGTACGATGGTTCGTACGTACGATTAACGGCGTACAGCGGTACCAGCAGCGTGCGTAGCGGCACGGAGATAGCACGCAGAGCAAaatcgcggcgacggcgacaaaaTCACACACGGCTGGTACGAATTTCGTGTACACACAGCGTTTTCGCTTAAGAACATAAGGgaatagctaaaattttaaatttagtttagtTATTCAAATAGTACAGTAAGCCAAACAGTTAACCTCTTgaataatcattttttaaaacataattactaaaaatTGATATGACAAGTTAAATAGGTAGCCTCTTAGAGATAGATAAGAAGAAGTAAGTGTTAAGAAGaattagaattttaaatttattttatttcttttacaaaacaCACCCCAACATATTCTCTCAAAACATGCACACGGTCACTCATTTGAACACGCATATGCATAAGATCCAAATTATTGTAAGCTGAAGTAAGAATGAATGACTATgggtaattatttttaaaatatccaaTAGTAATGGATCTTTAGCCAaccaataattttaaaaaagtactCTTTAAGTGAGCTTATTATAGTAGTTTAGtttttggattataataagttgtcACAACACTCTAATTGTTTATTTCATACTATTTATACAATCCAGATTACAACACATGGCCTAGCTCTACCAAATATTAGAATTtgactaaggccgcgttcgacaTAGCaggttagatatctaactcctctcgtttttcgcgcgcatgtttcccgaactgctaaacggtatattttttacaaaaattttctataagaaagttgttttaaaaaatcatattaatctattttatttttttaataattaataattaattaatcatgtattaatctattgatacgttttccgcgccggataactaaccctcgtCATCCCATTGCCCAACGCGGCCTAAGTCACTATGGATGTGTGGAATAATAACTAACCGAGACCAGCCAAATGTTAGTATTAGAAAGTCACTACGGACCTCTTTGCCGTAAAAATGCACAGGAATCAAATATAGGATTTCAACGTACACTTGATTTGAAAAGGCAGATCGTAAAAtcgaaattttattaaaacttAACCGGTTTGAAAGACCACGATAGCCAACAAGACAATCGTCGTATTTTGAAACCCTGTTCCAGTCAAGCATAACCGTTTCGTAATAaggaaaacaaatttatacaaTGTGAAATTAGAGATATAATGAAATTCTTTATACTCCCCGTCTTTGTTTACTTGTCACCGCtgactattattattttaactttGAGCATTAATAACATTTAAACGATAAGttataatgttatatatttatacatcaTATGttactaatataatatattttttgatatatatgatatttttcaaagcaatgacgaatggtcaaaactGCTAAATAAACCGAAAACAGTaatatttaacgtcgttgattttgtaatgcacgtttgatcattcgtcttatttaaaaaaattacatattaattatcatttcatttattattaactttacatattttgtaaaaaaattaaataaggtaAATGTTGAAACATGTATAATGGCGTTCAGCACCGAGGGAGTGGTTGGTACCAATTATTTGAAACCGGGGTAATTGCCAACGACGCGGGTCCCACACGCTGACACGCCGGCCCCACACGCAGCCACCGCACGCAAAACCGCGTGGTCGTCTCCTTCTTCTCGAATCAAACCGGACCGAATTCCCCGACTCTCCCCAATAAAAAATCCCCAAATCGCCCGTCTCGTTTCCTCCTCGCAACACGCGTTCCCGAATTCCCCAATCCGATCTGATTGCCCTCGCCGTCGAACCCTAGCCAAACTCCACGATCGGGGGCGgggcgagctcggcggcgatggggAACCCGGAGAAGCTGATGACCCAGATCTTCGACCTCAAGTTCACCTCCAAGTCGCTGCAGCGGCAGGCGCGCAAGTGcgagaaggaggagaaggagcagAAGCTCAAGGTGAAGAAGGCGATCGAGAAGGGGAACATGGACGGCGCGCGCATCTACGCCGAGAACGCCATCCGCAAGCGCACCGAGCACATGAActacctccgcctcgcctcccgcctcgacgccgtcgtcgcgcgccTCGACTCCCAGGCCAAGATGCAGGTCATCGGCAAGTCCATGCAGTCCATCGTCAAGTCGCTCGATTCCGCGCTCGCCACGGGGAACCTGCAAAAGATGTCCGAGACCATGGACAACTTCGAGCGCCAGTTCGTCAACATGGAGGTCCAGGCAGAGTTCATGGAGGGCGCCATGGCCGGATCCACATCTCTCTCCACACCGGAGACCGAGGTCAACAGCCTCATGCAGCAAGTCGCCGACGACTACGGCCTTGAGGTCTCCGTTGGGCTGCCGCAGGCCGCGGCTCACGCCATACCCGTTgccaaggagaaggagaagcagGTTGACGAAGATGACCTCACCCGCCGCCTGGCTGAGCTCAAGGCCCGCGGCTGAGTGATTTCAGTTCAGGTGATATACCTCATAGCCAGCCCTAGCTTCATAGATAAAGGGTACTTATTATTGTTTAGTACTTGCTATGGAAATGTATTACAAAAtgttataggatttttttatcaactatacTAATATCATTTGTTTGAACCAAATATGGACTCTTCCACGATATCAAGAAATACCATGAGCTAATTTGCAAAAGAACCGTAGAAAGTAGTGtggtgacagattcactgccgCCCCACCAGAGACATTTCAAGTAGTATGTGatgattatttagtttttatcCATGTGATGGAGATTAGGGTGTTTTTATCTAAATGACCCACCTGTTTTCTTGAGTTAcatttttgggattttttaaTGCAGCCACTCACCTAAGATAATGGCTATGGTTTAAGATGTGAGGTCGAATGGCTAGGGTTAGTGCCTGCTTTGAAGCCATCATCCTTGGCTTAACAAGGATGTCAATAAGCCATCCTCATTGGCGTAACACAGATGTCATTAAACCTATTACTCATGCAACATTGATGTTAATAGACCAATGGTTCATGCTGTTATCACTCTTCTGCAATGTTACCCATGGAAATATCCATATATTACAGTATGGAATAGCGTCATAGTCTCATAATGTGACAAATTATCTCTCCTGTATGCTTGATTACTGGAGAGGTATACAAATTATCTCTTATGTATCTCTGATTACTTGAGAGGTACATATGGCTGATTGCTTGAGGTATGTATGGCTGATTATTTGAGAGGTGTACATATGGCTGATTGCTTGAGGTTATGTAGTTTAAGTTGTGATAGAGGTTTGGTATGGGTGGTTGCTTGAGGTAGTTTAGGTTGTGATAGGCCATACAGTGGCTTTAAGGATCCTTAACAGTTAACTTGGGTTAGAGTCATACTGTGTGTTCCTAGTGTTATGAAATAAATCATTggttgtatttttatttaggaACTAATTGCATGGGCTACTAACAATGTATTATTCATGTCTGCTACTTTTATTGTGATACCTAAAAGTGAGGATGATTGCATATTGCAAATAACTGGATGATGATGTTCCACTTTAACTTAGCAGCATGCGACAACATGTATGAAATGAAACAGATCATCATCAGTGTGCATAGATTATCATGATAATATCCATTAATTTGTGTGAATTCAACTGTTTTGACTGCTGAAATATGAACTTCCCTTTCTACACTGCGAGCCACCTGCATTTTTTCTAAGATGATGTTCAGTACAGTTAAGTTCACAAATTTAGTTAAGCTCTCTGAGGTAACAGGTAGACCAAACGACtctttgtatttttgtgtTGCCCTTTCGATTGGAAATTTGTCAACCAAATAAGTACGCATGTATGTATTTTGCACCATACGTGACACTAAGGTACTCACTTAATATTGTGGACATAAATTGTTTAATGATGCATATGTTGAGGCTTCTGTCTTCATAATGCATATGTTGAGGCTTTTGCCTATGATGCATGTTGATGCTTTTGTCATGTTTTGTTCCACAATGATAGTATGtcttttgttatatttatttgggCTGAAAGGATTGGATTTCATAACATACTGCTAGTGACCTATATTTTTTGGTGCCCTTCCTAATTTTTCACAGGTGCCAACCTTTCCTTGTATTCAAAACTCCTCTTAGTTACTAAGAGTGAATTTTCTGATTTTGCGGCAAAGTGCAAACACTGAATAAAAATCCTACGCCTTACCAACACTGAATAAAAATCCTACCTTGATTAATGTTAGTCTGTTAGTAGAGGTTATTGCATTTATCAGCATGATATGTATAGTTTATCAAAGAAGAGTATGGtaacattaaaatatttttttgtcttcATGATGCAGTCTTtcaagtttaatttatttatgaaaatttacCGTCTGAATTCACATGCTTGCTACTACatctatttcataatgtaagacatTTTAGATGTAtgtaaattaatcaattaatcaatgtatatggtCTTGAAATATGTCTAGAtgcattagcatccatatgaatatagacaataatagaaagtcttatattatgaaatagagtgAGTACTTCTTTTAAGGCATGAATGCATGCTGCAGATtcgttaattaaaaatattctttcaTGCATATCAATATGTCCTTGTGCTAAACTAAGTCGGGGCTGTCTCATTTTGCAGATATACGATTAATGCAACCTTCTCGCAGGCTGCTATGAGCCATTGTCACGTGGAGGACTACTCATTAGATTCGTAAATACTGTTATGCTAAAACGCGGTTTGTGTTGGGATCCGTGGACTTCATTAAAATTGAAAACTTTGCTATGTGATATAAATCCATGTGTGGGCTTGAGAACACATCTGTGTGCGTCTCCTAAGCCTGCTGTGTTCGTGTGAACAGAAACGTTGAAGTTGCCCATCTTTTCGCCGGTTTGTCTATATCACTTATCTTGCTCATGCCACTAACAAATTCAGCACCCTCACTTCTATTGTGAGGAACATTGCCTTTTCTGCTTGTATCTGCCAGCCAATATCCGTTGCTGTTGGTTGGTGACCCCCCTGTTTGAAAGGTGGGCTTCTTGAGTTTTGATGCGCAAGCTAATCAGGCATCAGGCATGCCTTTTGAGTGTTACGCGGCCAGAGTTTGGGGTGGGATATATTGTGCTTGAGGCTACCGGTGTTGCATGAGATATGAGTGATTGTGTGCGAGTTTTGCGTGGATGATTTCTTCTCGAGGGGTATGCCTTGAGAGAGAGCTGTTTGATTGGTGACCGAAGGTATCCCACATTGTCTTTGTTCTAAACAATACGAGTAAAATGCAACAAGCTGCAGTGTGATTTGATTATAAAGCAGTAATGGTTGAAACACTACGGCTAGTAGAGCGAGCTGCCACTGTATGGATCAGGCAGAATACGAGTTTACGTTTTTGGACGGCAGTAGTTCAAACGCGAGTCGAATTCTACATGATGAGATATAGATGTGAGCGAGCAGCAAAGAACGGCAAaaagagtgaaaaaaaaaatggttgtcCGTTGCAGTAGGCGGCGAGACCCAAGCGGGCCAGCAGTGCGGCGGCCCGTTATCCTTCCACCGTTGGAAGCGGGCAGTTTTCGCTGCTCTGTGAAACCAGCCTAACGCAATGCCTGCCGCTCTAGGAACACCGTGGGGCCCAGAGCTTTCGCTCAAGCCCCGCCGGCCCAGCTACGCAACTTGGAATCGGGCGGGCCATCTTGAGCACAGCCGACCCAGGCCCGCAGCCGTACGACAACGTCCAAGCCACCTTACTGCCCCCGCTCGGGTTACAAGCTCGCGCTGCTGAGCTCGGCGAGGATGGGAGGCGCGCTCCGACTATTTAAGTCGCTCTCCGTCGAGCTAGTTTCCCGAGGTGGGACTAAAAAGAGGTGGAACGGGGAGCTCCGCACGCGGACAGCATGtgatgttgtttttttctacatgggtttttttgtgtttttttggtGGAATTGAATGCTCTTAGGTCCAATGGCAACGTTTGGGATGCACACGATGATGTAGCAACATTTCAGGTTTCCAGCCCAATTTTAATAGAATTAACAGTTCACTCCGTAGTGATAGTATtacattgcaaaaaaaaaatctgatgaaTCATGCATGGTTATTACTTGTTAATTCATATTTTGGCCCTTAATTGTTGCAGAAAAATCAACCTGTATTATTCCTAACTAGCAAATCACAGCAACTCCAAGTGCTACAACCCGGCTTATTTTAGTCTCCAATGCTCTTTAGTCTTTGCATAGAGTACGTGTTATGGTATTTTGGCCCTTAATTTGCAGgaaaatcaaacgatatattagACCAAATCATATTATATGTGCACCATCTTTGCCACAGTAGGTTGCTTAATTCCGGCCATGTAGACGTGTAGTAATAATGAGATGTGGTTGTAACTCTGCATGCCCATGTGATTTTATTGACACTAATTAATCAACCATGTCTTGCTGTGCCTCAACaaaacatagattaattagtaaagacaaattaactactacctacttcatttttcgatttttgtgtccaatgttttgaccattcgtcttatttaaaaaatttgtacaaaaattttaaaaaattagtcatacctaaagtattattcatattttatcatctagtaagaaaaaaatattaatcgcaaaaaatttcaaataagacgaagagtcaaaatattatataaaaaactaaaaaaatgatctgAAATACGGAGGTAATACGTGCACAAAAACAGGCAGGATATACACACACTCACACTAAGATTTGATTGTTTGTGAGCATCTACCTTTGGCGAGCAGGATGAGATCCTCTGCATTTAAGTACAAAATACAGAGATGCTATAGTAATTTGTATTTGGTATACTTCTCAACCGTTGGATCAAAATGAATGATTGATATTTATCGCTACAGTTGTTGCTACAGTAGCAAACAGTGTTTGGAATTACAGTTGCTACAATGTTTTACGCACTATTCGTAGCATTGATTACTGTACCCCTTATATGAACAGTGATCCTCTGCAGAGGATCCGGACCCTCGGCGAGCAAGTGGCACACAAGGTGACATGGCACGCCTGCCTatgcaatgaataaagtttgTCCTCAACTAGAGAATGCATGGACGTATCATGACAAAAGAACACATCACGCCTATCATCTTTGAACGAGTTCGACGGCCTAGCCAAGACAGAAGAGTGCACATGCATGGAGTCATGGAGTGCATAAATGCACTGATGCACATGACAAAAATCTGTTTTCAGGAAGAGagcaaagattttttttagggtaactcatgcatgcatagacTTCTAAGCAAACATCCAAATACCTTACAGCTCAGTAGCATGATCTGGATTATTTTAGGGACcatgcatacatatacatgttttttgaTAGGTTCCAGgtgatatataatatattggaTGCCTATCCAATCGACGATAATACTCCCaccattctatattataagattttttagtcatatttagattaatctatg contains the following coding sequences:
- the LOC102709375 gene encoding proteasome subunit beta type-3, which encodes MSIFEYNGSAVVAMVGKNCFAIASDRRLGVQLQTVATDFQRVFKIHDKLYIGLSGLATDAQTLYQRLVFRHKLYQLREERDMKPQTFASLVSALLYERRFGPYFCQPVIAGLGEDNEPFICTMDCIGAKELAKDFVVSGTASESLYGACESMYKPNMEPEELFETISQALLSSVDRDCLSGWGGYVMVVTPTEVQERVLKARMD
- the LOC102709655 gene encoding ESCRT-related protein CHMP1, whose product is MGNPEKLMTQIFDLKFTSKSLQRQARKCEKEEKEQKLKVKKAIEKGNMDGARIYAENAIRKRTEHMNYLRLASRLDAVVARLDSQAKMQVIGKSMQSIVKSLDSALATGNLQKMSETMDNFERQFVNMEVQAEFMEGAMAGSTSLSTPETEVNSLMQQVADDYGLEVSVGLPQAAAHAIPVAKEKEKQVDEDDLTRRLAELKARG